A portion of the Zootoca vivipara chromosome 6, rZooViv1.1, whole genome shotgun sequence genome contains these proteins:
- the MRTO4 gene encoding mRNA turnover protein 4 homolog, whose amino-acid sequence MPKSKRDKKVSLTKTAKKGLEVKQSLIEELRKCVDTYKYLFIFSIANMRNNKLKDIRNAWKHSRIFFGKNKVMMVALGRSPADEYKDNLHQVSKHLRGEVGLLFTNRTKEEVAEWFSQFKENDFARAGNKATFTVNLDMGPLEQFPHSMEPQLRQLGLPTALKKGVVTLISDYEVCKEGSILTPEQARILVSNW is encoded by the exons ATGCCCAAGTCCAAGCGGGACAAGAAGG tcTCCTTGACAAAAACTGCCAAAAAAGGATTAGAAGTTAAACAGAGCTTAATAGAAGAG CTGCGGAAATGTGTGGATACCTACAAGTATCTCTTTATTTTTTCCATCGCCAACATGAGAAACAACAAACTGAAGGATATTCGGAATGCCTGGAAACACAGCag GATATTCTTTGGGAAAAACAAAGTGATGATGGTGGCCTTAGGACGGAGCCCAGCTGACGAATACAAAGATAATTTACACCAG GTCAGTAAGCATCTGCGGGGAGAGGTTGGACTTCTCTTCACCAATCGCACCAAAGAGGAAGTTGCAGA gTGGTTCTCTCAATTTAAAGAGAACGACTTTGCCCGAGCTGGGAACAAAGCAACCTTCACCGTCAACCTGGATATGGGGCCCTTAGAACAGTTTCCCCACTCCATGGAGCCGCAGCTGCGGCAGCTGGGGCTCCCGACGGCACTGAAAAAAG GAGTGGTGACCTTAATCTCGGATTACGAGGTCTGCAAAGAGGGGAGCATCCTGACCCCTGAACAAGCACGTATCCTGGTGAGCAACTGGTAA
- the LOC118087374 gene encoding aflatoxin B1 aldehyde reductase member 4, whose product MRLPLPRTWTWCWWRVRVQPEADRAAAAAGMSGLRGQSRGMRSVLGTMEFGRRADAAASGAMLRAFLARGHCEVDTAHMYAGGESERILGAWLAAEPVAAAAVKVATKANPLEGNTLKADGVRSQLETSLQRLQAKSVDLFYLHMPDHKTPLEETLKACNELHREGKFKELGLSNYASWQVAEIYGICKANNWVLPTVYQGMYNATTRQVETELLPCLRHFRIRFYAYNPLAGGLLTGRYKYEDKDSNQQPASRFFGNDWAKLYRERYWKKHHFQGVDLVKKALHEAYGSDTPSLTSAALRWIYHHSKLQADLGDAVIIGMSTMEQLQENLKCSEEGPLLPGVVEAFERAWHLTAHDCPNYFR is encoded by the exons ATGCGATTGCCTTTGCCCAGGACGTGGACCTGGTGCTGGTGGCGAGTTCGAGTCCAGCCGGAGGCAGATCGAGCTGCTGCAGCCGCCGGGATGTCGGGGCTACGCGGGCAGAGCCGCGGGATGCGCTCGGTGCTGGGCACCATGGAGTTCGGGCGGAGAGCAGACGCGGCGGCCAGCGGGGCCATGCTGCGCGCGTTCCTGGCCCGCGGGCACTGCGAGGTGGATACCGCGCATATGTACGCGGGGGGCGAGTCGGAGCGGATCCTGGGCGCCTGGCTGGCGGCTGAACCCGTAGCAGCGGCGGCAG TCAAGGTAGCCACCAAGGCAAATCCATTGGAGGGCAATACTCTGAAGGCTGATGGCGTTCGCTCCCAGCTGGAGACGTCCCTCCAGAGGCTGCAGGCAAAGAGTGTCGACCTCTTCTACCTCCATATGCCCGACCACAAGACCCCCCTGGAAGAGACGTTGAAAGCCTGCAATGAGCTACACAGAGAG GGGAAGTTTAAGGAACTGGGTCTCTCCAACTATGCCTCGTGGCAGGTGGCGGAAATCTATGGCATCTGCAAGGCCAACAACTGGGTGTTGCCAACGGTGtaccag GGCATGTACAACGCTACAACGCGCCAAGTGGAGACAGAATTGTTGCCATGCCTTAGACATTTTAGGATTCGATTCTACGCATATAATCCGCTGGCTG GAGGGCTCCTGACTGGGAGGTACAAGTACGAAGATAAAGACTCGAACCAGCAGCCAGCTAGCAGGTTTTTTGGCAATGACTGGGCCAAACTCTACAGGGAGAG GTATTGGAAGAAGCATCATTTCCAGGGGGTGGACTTGGTCAAGAAAGCCCTCCACGAGGCGTATGGCTCAGACACGCCCAGCTTGACTTCAGCCGCCCTGCGCTGGATATACCATCACTCAAAGCTGCAG GCTGACCTTGGAGATGCTGTGATCATTGGGATGTCCACCATGGAACAGCTACAGGAGAATCTCAAGTGCAGCGAGGAGGGTCCCCTCCTGCCCGGGGTGGTCGAGGCCTTTGAGAGAGCTTGGCACCTCACCGCCCACGACTGCCCCAACTACTTCCGCTGA
- the LOC132592346 gene encoding uncharacterized 11.2 kDa protein in crtE 3'region-like, whose protein sequence is MSGLRGQSRGVRSVLGTMEFGRKADAAASGAMLRAFLARGHCEVDTAHIYAGGESERILGAWLAAEPKAAAAGLVIWLTNNLEIQRTTCLATFVPADKNSCCVAKACLGA, encoded by the exons ATGTCGGGGCTACGCGGGCAGAGCCGCGGGGTGCGCTCGGTGCTGGGCACCATGGAGTTCGGGCGGAAGGCAGACGCGGCGGCCAGCGGGGCCATGCTGCGCGCGTTCCTGGCCCGCGGGCACTGCGAGGTGGATACCGCGCATATTTACGCGGGGGGCGAGTCGGAGCGGATCCTGGGCGCCTGGTTGGCAGCTGAACCCAAGGCTGCGGCGGCAG ggtTGGTCATCTGGTTAACCAACAACCTGGAAATCCAAAGGACTACTTGCCTTGCTACCTTTGTTCCAGCTGACAAAAACTCCTGTTGTGTAGCAAAGGCTTGCTTAGGGGCCTGA
- the SLC66A1 gene encoding lysosomal amino acid transporter 1 homolog — translation MPLHLKMISFQSMNFSDCPNGSQWVWEIFHECAQDGWDISSVVLGLLSIFCFAAAAFPQYYLACKTGIMDQALSVYFLLGWLGGDSLNLIGSFLADQLPLQVYTAIYYVLADLLMMSLYLYYKVKNQNRTFSASINGAFAFLVVGTVSVTSFLGRPSSLSEDDTAHFRGRMLLLSAEDSPGWEPFTQQEIIGFTIGSISSLLYLLSRVPQIYTNFKRKSTVGISYSLFALVMLGNTLYGLSVLLKNPDRGQAEGSYVIHHLPWLIGSLGVLALDIIISFQFLAYNRKRLPSLEEREALLGGQEEPPES, via the exons ATGCCGCTTCACCTGAAAATGATCAGTTTCCAGAGTATGAATTTCTCCGATTGCCCCAATGGCTCCCAGTGGGTTTGGGAGATATTCCACGAATGTGCACAGGACGGCTGGGACATATCCAGCGTGGTGCTGGGCTTGCTTTCCATCTTCTGCTTTGCTGCCGCGGCTTTCCC CCAATACTACCTGGCCTGTAAAACTGGGATTATGGACCAGGCGTTATCTGTCTACTTCCTGTTGGGATGGTTGGGAGGAGACTCTTTAAACCTGATTGGGTCGTTCTTGGCTGACCAGCTACCACTACAG GTATACACAGCCATCTATTACGTACTGGCAGACCTGCTTATGATGTCTCTCTACCTCTATTACAAAGTCAAGAACCAGAACAGAACCT TCTCCGCTTCAATCAATGGCGCGTTTGCGTTCCTCGTTGTGGGAACGGTGTCTGTGACCTCCTTCCTGGGCAGACCCTCCTCTCTCTCCGAAGACGACACTGCGCACTTCAGAGGGAGGATGCTTCTCTTGTCTGCAGAAGATAGTCCTGGATGGGAG CCTTTCACCCAGCAAGAAATCATTGGTTTCACTATTGGATCTATTTCGTCTCTTCTCTACCTGCTTTCCCGGGTCCCACAGATCTACACAAAT TTCAAGAGGAAATCGACCGTCGGCATATCTTATTCTCTCTTCGCTCTGGTGATGCTGGGGAACACTTTGTACGGACTCAGCGTCCTGCTGAAAAACCCAGATCGGGGCCAAGCTGAAGGCAGCTACGTCATCCACCACCTCCCTTGGCTGATTGGCAGTTTGGGAGTCCTGGCTCTCGACATCATT ATTTCGTTTCAGTTCCTTGCCTACAATCGGAAGAGGCTACCGTCGCTTGAAGAGAGAGAGGCTCTCCTGGGTGGTCAAGAGGAACCTCCTGAGAGCTGA